In the Paenibacillus pabuli genome, one interval contains:
- a CDS encoding type II secretion system F family protein: MLSGRQRTVCMLISGLLFFGVGMLFYHHWLAGVILAAGCIWVPKHWTKVLLERRRMTLSLHFKQALYALSSALAAGKSVENGFKESVEDLRMLNPEADTDLIREFTILRTRMEYGQPIEEALQDFSDRANIEDITNFADVFITCKRTGGDLVEVVRRTSAVIGEKLDIQQDIMVAVAQKRFESKAMFAAPFIFLIFLNLTAKDFMEPLYSGMGYLISSGALVLLACCYLWITRIMDIKV; the protein is encoded by the coding sequence ATGCTATCCGGGAGACAACGGACCGTCTGCATGTTGATTAGTGGACTTCTATTCTTCGGTGTCGGTATGTTGTTCTATCATCACTGGCTGGCAGGGGTGATATTGGCTGCGGGATGCATATGGGTGCCAAAACATTGGACAAAGGTACTGCTGGAACGAAGAAGAATGACGCTTAGTCTACATTTTAAACAAGCGTTATATGCGTTATCCTCCGCACTGGCTGCAGGGAAATCCGTGGAAAATGGGTTTAAGGAATCGGTTGAGGATCTGCGGATGCTCAATCCCGAAGCGGATACCGACCTCATCCGGGAGTTTACCATTTTGCGGACAAGAATGGAGTATGGGCAACCGATTGAGGAGGCGCTGCAGGACTTTTCAGACCGGGCTAACATTGAGGATATAACGAATTTTGCAGATGTATTCATCACGTGCAAGCGGACTGGTGGAGATCTGGTCGAGGTGGTTCGCCGAACCTCTGCAGTGATTGGCGAGAAGCTGGACATCCAGCAGGATATCATGGTCGCCGTGGCACAGAAAAGGTTCGAGTCCAAGGCGATGTTTGCCGCGCCTTTTATTTTTCTTATTTTTTTGAATTTGACGGCCAAGGATTTCATGGAACCACTGTATAGCGGTATGGGGTATCTGATCTCCAGCGGGGCTTTGGTATTGCTCGCCTGCTGTTATCTGTGGATTACACGCATTATGGATATCAAAGTATAA
- a CDS encoding CpaF family protein: MMSDASHSVLDREEQYQNMRREVRAGLDLTYSAGDKELWQGIERKVLSDPALDDLTSGERHALVQRLFDSFRGLDILQPLVDHPDISEIMINSHREIFVEQEGEVHQIQLEFESRERLEDIIQMIVSGVNRIVNESSPIVDARLKDGSRVNIVLPPIALKGPTMTIRKFPSEPMTMSDLIGKGALHEEAAELLQQLVRSKYNIFIGGGTGSGKTTFLNALSQFIPADERIITIEDSAELQIVTVPNLVSLETRNANTEGKGEISIRDLIKSSLRMRPNRIVIGEVRGAEALDMLQAMNTGHDGSLSTGHANNIPDMISRLETMVLSGAELPISVVRQQISSAIDVFVHLSRLRDRSRRVTEISEVIGMKDGEVLLNPLFRFQEWEEREGKIIGGLVQVGKLKQVEKIQMAGLGDWLSEYIARYYREIEESDNNVN, translated from the coding sequence ATGATGAGTGATGCATCCCATAGCGTTTTGGACCGTGAAGAACAATATCAGAACATGCGCCGCGAAGTCAGGGCAGGCCTTGACTTAACGTATTCAGCGGGGGACAAGGAACTATGGCAGGGGATTGAGCGCAAGGTGTTATCTGATCCTGCACTGGATGATCTGACCTCTGGAGAACGACATGCGCTGGTACAAAGGCTGTTTGATTCGTTTCGTGGGTTGGACATTCTTCAACCGCTAGTCGATCATCCCGATATTTCGGAGATTATGATTAACAGTCATCGGGAGATCTTCGTCGAGCAGGAAGGGGAAGTCCACCAAATCCAGCTCGAATTCGAATCCAGAGAACGGCTGGAGGATATTATCCAGATGATCGTATCCGGGGTGAACCGGATCGTGAACGAGTCGTCCCCCATTGTGGATGCGAGGCTAAAGGATGGTTCACGGGTCAATATTGTTTTGCCGCCGATTGCGCTGAAGGGTCCTACCATGACCATTCGGAAGTTCCCGAGTGAACCGATGACCATGTCGGACCTGATTGGGAAAGGTGCCCTGCATGAGGAAGCGGCAGAGCTGCTGCAGCAGTTGGTGCGCAGCAAATACAATATCTTCATCGGGGGCGGAACGGGTTCAGGGAAAACGACTTTTCTGAATGCATTATCACAGTTTATCCCTGCGGATGAACGGATTATTACGATAGAAGATTCCGCTGAGCTGCAGATTGTCACGGTGCCGAATCTGGTGTCGCTGGAGACACGTAACGCCAATACCGAGGGCAAGGGTGAAATCTCCATCCGGGATCTGATCAAGTCCTCCCTTCGGATGAGGCCAAACCGCATTGTGATAGGTGAGGTGCGGGGTGCGGAGGCACTCGATATGCTCCAGGCCATGAACACCGGGCATGACGGAAGTCTATCCACTGGGCATGCCAATAACATCCCGGACATGATCAGCAGATTGGAGACGATGGTACTTAGCGGGGCCGAGCTTCCCATTTCGGTTGTGCGGCAGCAGATCAGCTCGGCAATTGATGTCTTTGTTCATCTATCCCGGCTTAGAGACCGTTCGAGGCGAGTAACGGAAATCAGTGAAGTCATTGGCATGAAGGACGGGGAAGTGCTGCTGAACCCGCTCTTTCGTTTCCAGGAGTGGGAAGAAAGGGAAGGCAAGATTATTGGAGGCTTGGTACAAGTCGGTAAGTTGAAGCAGGTTGAGAAAATCCAAATGGCCGGGCTTGGGGATTGGCTGAGTGAATACATAGCACGGTACTACAGAGAAATAGAAGAATCAGATAACAACGTGAATTAA
- a CDS encoding ParA family protein has translation MLKAVLASKDKEYISAWLDFVQGSSFGASMRFIAFSQWESFQEYMHEHEGKELPDLVIAEPEFLNPWLESMGEGTGVPWLLLSEGDEDVEEDKRLMKYQPLPALLDSVLNASRQPRRKKVHRPGQQTISIGVVSASGGSGKTAVALHMAKQLGLAGYAVLYLNLETLDSVLPFLEKGLSRSVQRVADVETGLSRLLYDLKVGRKESGKHCQTTTQAPSKGIDDYVLRHEGLKADVFWPLSNRKELLQMSCEDTTGLLHYLSASGQYDVLILDGDSGWDGRSQGILEAADALVWLVEDDLSAMHRWGQWLQHAERTKPDLVESVLDRARFVVNKYRDSVVNAVPRPELQLDAVLPYIPSWKQLHQEEVMLSSPIFQREVKRLCAMLVQDGEDNLKLTGRIHKGDGWA, from the coding sequence GTGCTGAAGGCCGTTCTTGCTTCAAAAGACAAGGAGTATATCAGTGCATGGCTTGACTTTGTGCAGGGGAGTTCGTTTGGTGCATCGATGCGCTTTATCGCCTTTTCACAGTGGGAATCGTTCCAGGAGTATATGCATGAACATGAAGGAAAGGAACTGCCGGATCTGGTTATTGCTGAACCTGAGTTTCTGAATCCCTGGCTGGAGAGTATGGGCGAAGGGACGGGTGTGCCTTGGCTGCTTCTCAGTGAAGGTGATGAGGATGTGGAGGAAGACAAGCGGTTAATGAAATATCAACCTCTGCCTGCATTGTTGGATTCGGTTCTGAATGCAAGCCGGCAGCCGCGTCGCAAAAAGGTGCATCGTCCCGGACAGCAAACCATTTCCATTGGGGTGGTGTCAGCTTCGGGAGGAAGCGGCAAGACCGCAGTGGCACTGCATATGGCGAAGCAGCTCGGACTGGCAGGCTACGCCGTGCTCTATCTTAATCTGGAGACGCTGGATAGCGTGCTGCCATTCCTGGAGAAGGGATTATCCCGAAGTGTGCAGCGTGTGGCAGATGTGGAAACGGGGCTGTCCCGACTGCTGTATGATCTCAAGGTCGGGAGGAAGGAATCGGGCAAGCACTGTCAGACGACTACCCAGGCTCCTTCCAAGGGCATCGATGATTATGTGCTTCGTCATGAGGGACTGAAGGCAGATGTGTTCTGGCCATTATCGAACCGGAAGGAATTGCTGCAGATGTCGTGTGAAGATACGACGGGGCTCCTTCATTATTTGTCTGCTTCCGGACAGTATGACGTGTTAATTCTGGATGGAGATTCTGGTTGGGATGGACGCAGCCAAGGTATTTTGGAAGCGGCAGATGCCTTGGTATGGCTGGTTGAAGATGACCTGTCCGCCATGCATCGCTGGGGACAGTGGCTGCAGCATGCGGAGCGGACTAAGCCTGACTTGGTTGAAAGTGTGCTGGATCGTGCCCGCTTTGTCGTGAACAAATACCGGGACAGCGTAGTCAATGCTGTTCCACGGCCTGAGCTGCAGTTGGATGCGGTGCTGCCTTATATTCCTTCCTGGAAGCAGCTTCACCAGGAGGAAGTAATGCTAAGCTCTCCCATATTCCAGCGTGAGGTGAAAAGGTTGTGTGCCATGCTTGTACAGGACGGAGAGGATAATCTGAAGCTGACGGGTCGCATCCATAAGGGAGATGGGTGGGCATGA
- a CDS encoding VOC family protein, which yields MIEYAHIHHVSLAVRDLDVAKQFYTGLLAMQEIERPPFRSTGTWYAIGSQQLHLLQHPQGHTLREAGIDTTDGHFAIWVKSHKETIAWLEKQGIEYEARPDSVAGFAQIFVLDPDRNIIEFDAPYHS from the coding sequence ATGATTGAATATGCTCATATACATCATGTTAGCCTGGCTGTGCGTGATCTGGATGTTGCCAAGCAATTTTATACCGGACTGCTGGCTATGCAGGAAATTGAACGTCCGCCTTTCCGCTCTACAGGCACATGGTACGCGATTGGCAGTCAGCAGCTGCATCTGCTCCAGCATCCGCAAGGACATACGCTTCGTGAGGCGGGAATTGATACGACGGATGGTCACTTTGCCATCTGGGTGAAAAGTCATAAAGAAACGATAGCCTGGCTGGAAAAGCAGGGGATTGAGTATGAAGCGAGACCGGATAGTGTGGCCGGATTTGCACAGATCTTTGTCCTCGATCCAGACCGCAACATTATTGAATTTGATGCACCTTATCATTCATGA
- a CDS encoding DUF6612 family protein, translated as MKKWTTLIIGALLAVSLTACGDDADNSTATPPAGNEATNEGNTPAEQQTQVPTLEELITKTNEAAKEMKSFSSDATIDQNLKLEGGEQSQDQQVKTSLKMDIIKDPMMIYQEMKMEMSGQEAQNVKQYITSDAIYSQVGDQWVKIPDDQTKQLIEQMKSSLNPEDELDQFNKIAEDTKITEEGDNYVINADVSGDNVKELAQSVMEQNGTDAQTQAMLEQMNITSMQMKYMVNKETYLPVGTDVNMVMEMEQEGQKITMNMKMTSTFSNHNQVEEIEIPQEALDSAK; from the coding sequence TTGAAGAAGTGGACTACATTGATTATCGGGGCATTATTGGCAGTAAGCCTGACAGCATGCGGAGACGATGCAGATAACAGCACTGCAACGCCGCCGGCTGGCAACGAAGCAACAAACGAAGGGAATACGCCTGCAGAGCAGCAGACACAAGTCCCTACATTGGAAGAATTGATTACCAAAACGAATGAAGCAGCCAAGGAAATGAAAAGCTTCTCGAGCGATGCAACCATTGATCAGAATCTGAAGCTGGAGGGTGGCGAGCAGTCACAGGATCAGCAGGTTAAAACATCACTGAAGATGGATATCATCAAAGATCCGATGATGATCTATCAGGAGATGAAGATGGAAATGTCCGGGCAGGAAGCACAAAACGTGAAACAGTACATTACTTCCGATGCCATCTATTCGCAGGTGGGAGATCAATGGGTCAAAATTCCCGACGATCAAACGAAGCAGCTAATTGAGCAAATGAAATCAAGCTTGAACCCGGAAGATGAATTGGATCAATTCAATAAAATTGCGGAAGACACCAAAATTACCGAAGAGGGCGACAATTATGTCATTAACGCAGACGTATCCGGTGATAACGTGAAGGAATTGGCTCAATCCGTTATGGAGCAGAACGGAACGGACGCCCAAACACAAGCCATGCTTGAGCAAATGAATATTACAAGTATGCAAATGAAATATATGGTGAACAAGGAGACGTATCTTCCTGTGGGTACGGACGTAAATATGGTGATGGAGATGGAGCAGGAAGGCCAGAAAATCACGATGAACATGAAGATGACCAGCACCTTCTCCAACCATAACCAAGTAGAAGAGATTGAGATTCCACAGGAAGCATTGGATAGCGCGAAATAG
- a CDS encoding thiol-disulfide oxidoreductase DCC family protein: MTSIRADQHQGHPIVLVDGVCHFCQGLTKWIIKRDPEGKYHFASLQSDVAKDLLKKGNLSTDSMDTFVLIENDRYYTRSTAALRLAKGLKFPYPLLYVFILVPKFIRNAVYNWVARNRYRWFGKDEACMLPTPDIKNRFL, from the coding sequence ATGACATCAATTCGAGCGGATCAGCATCAGGGACACCCCATTGTACTCGTGGACGGGGTTTGTCACTTTTGCCAAGGATTAACCAAATGGATTATCAAACGTGATCCGGAAGGAAAATATCATTTTGCATCGCTCCAATCCGATGTAGCCAAGGACTTGCTGAAAAAAGGAAACCTGTCTACAGACAGCATGGATACGTTTGTACTTATTGAAAATGACCGTTACTATACACGTTCTACCGCTGCACTTCGGCTGGCCAAAGGTCTGAAATTTCCATATCCATTATTATATGTCTTCATCCTTGTGCCCAAATTCATTCGTAATGCTGTATATAACTGGGTTGCCCGTAATCGCTACCGGTGGTTTGGCAAGGATGAAGCATGTATGCTGCCGACACCTGACATCAAGAATCGCTTCTTGTAA
- a CDS encoding zinc ribbon domain-containing protein encodes MSIEEMIERRFVCTKCRGTDCNIKEVSMSGAGLSKMFDIQHNHYLFVACSSCGYVEVFDPDVLKGKKQGQVGTILDILFGG; translated from the coding sequence ATGAGTATTGAAGAGATGATTGAGCGAAGGTTTGTATGTACGAAATGTCGGGGAACGGATTGCAACATTAAGGAAGTGTCCATGTCGGGGGCTGGTCTTAGCAAAATGTTCGACATTCAGCATAATCACTACTTGTTCGTAGCCTGTTCCTCATGTGGCTATGTGGAAGTGTTCGACCCCGATGTATTGAAAGGCAAAAAGCAGGGTCAGGTAGGAACGATATTGGATATTTTGTTCGGCGGATAG
- a CDS encoding organic hydroperoxide resistance protein produces the protein MEALYTATATVKGGRTGSVTSSDGVLKHDLKMPKELGGPGGEGTNPEQLFAAGYGACYESALANVARKAGIKLEDVVVTSNVSIGKDPADDGFQLSVRLDVSMPGVDHSQAEDLARKAHDFCPYSKATRGNIDVVLNVV, from the coding sequence ATGGAAGCTTTATATACAGCAACTGCAACAGTTAAAGGTGGACGCACTGGTTCGGTAACATCTTCAGATGGTGTGCTTAAACATGATCTGAAAATGCCAAAAGAGCTGGGTGGACCCGGTGGTGAAGGTACGAACCCTGAGCAGCTCTTTGCAGCAGGATACGGTGCATGTTACGAGAGTGCTCTAGCCAACGTGGCGCGTAAGGCAGGTATTAAACTGGAAGATGTGGTTGTAACAAGTAATGTATCCATTGGAAAAGACCCTGCGGATGACGGATTCCAGTTGTCGGTCCGGCTGGATGTAAGTATGCCCGGTGTGGACCATAGTCAGGCAGAGGATCTGGCTCGCAAAGCTCATGATTTTTGCCCGTATTCCAAAGCGACTCGCGGCAACATTGATGTCGTACTGAACGTGGTATAA
- a CDS encoding Nramp family divalent metal transporter, with translation MAPSLGEAHSSMKVPTNAAWWKKFLAFVGPGYLVAVGYMDPGNWATDIAGGSQFGYTLLSVILISNLMAVVLQSLAGKLGIVTGRDLAQACRERFSMPVVIMLWVLCELAIAATDLAEVIGSAIALKLLFNIPMLYGVIITAVDVLLILLLQNKGFRALETLVIVLMATIALCFGIDLFLAKPDMGGVLTGFVPSAEILQNPAMLYIAIGIIGATVMPHNLYLHSSIVQTRQIEQTTRGKREAIRYSTMDSTIALTLALFINAAILIVSAAVFHSAGMTQVAEIADAYHLLTPLLGTTIASILFGVALLASGQNSTLTGTLSGQIVMEGFLNIRIPAWLRRLVTRLIAIIPAVIVTAIAGEHGTEELLILSQVILSLQLPFAVIPLVMFTSDKKSMGAFANKLWLKMVSWIIAAVIVVLNVYLIIQTIMLF, from the coding sequence ATGGCTCCCTCCCTCGGGGAAGCTCACAGCTCCATGAAAGTTCCGACAAACGCCGCCTGGTGGAAAAAATTCCTCGCCTTTGTCGGCCCCGGTTATCTGGTCGCTGTCGGCTATATGGACCCGGGGAACTGGGCAACAGATATTGCCGGCGGTTCCCAGTTCGGTTATACGCTATTATCCGTCATTTTGATCTCAAACCTCATGGCAGTCGTATTGCAGTCACTTGCAGGCAAGCTTGGTATTGTAACCGGACGGGATCTGGCCCAAGCTTGCCGCGAACGGTTCAGCATGCCGGTTGTCATTATGCTCTGGGTCTTGTGCGAATTGGCCATTGCAGCCACGGATCTGGCTGAGGTCATCGGTTCAGCCATCGCACTGAAGCTTCTGTTCAACATCCCGATGTTATACGGCGTTATTATTACGGCTGTGGATGTTCTGCTTATCCTATTGCTGCAAAATAAAGGCTTCCGTGCCCTGGAAACGCTGGTCATCGTGCTGATGGCAACCATAGCCCTCTGCTTCGGGATTGACCTGTTTCTTGCCAAACCGGATATGGGCGGAGTACTCACCGGATTTGTACCCAGCGCCGAGATACTGCAGAATCCAGCGATGCTATATATCGCCATCGGAATCATCGGAGCAACGGTTATGCCACACAATCTGTATTTGCATTCTTCCATCGTGCAGACCCGGCAGATCGAACAGACCACTCGGGGAAAAAGAGAAGCGATTCGATACTCCACTATGGATTCAACGATCGCTTTGACCCTGGCCCTGTTTATCAACGCTGCCATACTCATTGTGTCAGCCGCTGTATTTCACAGCGCAGGTATGACGCAGGTCGCTGAGATTGCAGATGCTTATCACTTGCTCACCCCCCTGCTGGGCACAACCATTGCAAGTATCCTGTTTGGTGTCGCTCTACTGGCCTCAGGTCAGAACTCAACACTTACAGGAACACTGTCCGGACAGATTGTCATGGAAGGCTTCCTGAACATCCGGATTCCGGCTTGGCTTCGCCGGCTCGTGACCCGGTTAATCGCAATCATTCCTGCCGTGATTGTGACAGCTATCGCCGGAGAGCACGGAACGGAAGAATTGCTGATTTTGAGCCAGGTTATTCTATCCTTGCAGCTGCCTTTTGCCGTTATTCCACTTGTGATGTTTACCAGTGACAAAAAAAGCATGGGGGCATTTGCCAACAAGTTGTGGCTCAAAATGGTCTCTTGGATCATCGCTGCCGTGATTGTAGTACTGAATGTTTATCTGATCATCCAGACCATCATGCTGTTCTAA
- a CDS encoding HAD family hydrolase, which produces MPDVRGLKWLFFDVGDTLVDEWDPVDDIIGQFVEEACLLGYPVKIEEVREIFASCYRNYEQWPMRVAIRTLISDERHREQIQEKLKFRKELEKPFASADAVLKELSHHYRIGIIANQSPGTEGRLESYGLRRYVDVLACSAEEGVSKPDPELYAVALKQAGCEPEEAVMIGDRIDNDIIPAKKLGMRTIRILQGYGRFQPELEGQGHADWTIEALEQLIPLLVSAED; this is translated from the coding sequence GTGCCGGATGTACGTGGGTTAAAATGGTTGTTCTTTGATGTAGGAGATACGCTGGTGGACGAATGGGATCCGGTAGATGATATTATTGGGCAGTTTGTTGAAGAAGCCTGCTTGCTTGGATATCCGGTGAAGATAGAGGAAGTGCGAGAGATTTTCGCCTCCTGTTACCGAAATTATGAGCAGTGGCCCATGAGGGTAGCCATTCGAACGCTGATTAGCGATGAACGTCATAGGGAGCAGATTCAGGAGAAGTTGAAGTTCCGGAAGGAACTGGAGAAGCCATTCGCTTCGGCTGACGCGGTGTTGAAGGAATTGTCACACCACTATCGAATCGGCATCATTGCCAACCAGAGTCCAGGGACAGAGGGGCGCCTGGAAAGCTACGGTCTGCGGAGGTACGTGGATGTTCTGGCTTGTTCGGCAGAAGAAGGTGTATCCAAGCCGGACCCGGAGCTATATGCGGTAGCTCTGAAACAGGCGGGTTGTGAACCCGAGGAAGCGGTCATGATTGGAGACCGGATTGATAACGATATCATTCCTGCCAAGAAGCTGGGGATGCGAACGATACGTATTTTGCAGGGCTATGGACGGTTTCAGCCTGAGCTGGAGGGTCAGGGGCATGCAGACTGGACGATCGAAGCCCTGGAGCAGCTTATTCCTCTGCTTGTGTCTGCGGAAGATTAG